One region of Oncorhynchus nerka isolate Pitt River linkage group LG22, Oner_Uvic_2.0, whole genome shotgun sequence genomic DNA includes:
- the hgd gene encoding LOW QUALITY PROTEIN: homogentisate 1,2-dioxygenase (The sequence of the model RefSeq protein was modified relative to this genomic sequence to represent the inferred CDS: inserted 4 bases in 2 codons; substituted 3 bases at 3 genomic stop codons) — protein sequence MSELDYLSGFGNEFSSEDPCCPGALPEGQNNPQVCPYGLYAEQLSGYAFTCTQPTNKMSWFYCILPFVRHKLYTAMHCGILTEKWDEVEPDPNQGLHTLCGAGDTKSHNRIGIYMFTCITSMVDSCFNNSDGDFLIVPQQGEIVITTEFGKMMVEPNEICVIQKEMHFSVDVFGETRGYVLEVYCKVATGYTVINKYQGKLFSSQQDFSPFNLVTWHGNYTPNKYNLENFMVIKCXAFDHAHPSIFTVLTAKSTCPGVTIADFVIFPPRWGVADHTFRPPYYHRNCMSEFMGLIKSHXEAKEEGFQXMMTPHGPDGDYFEKNSTTPLKPERVAEGSMVTHTRLTSLFMFEXSFSMAVTKWGLETCQRLDKSYXQPLRKHFDPNWRPSKQ from the exons AACAACCCTCAGGTGTGTCCCTACGGCCTCTACGCTGAACAACTCTCCGGCTACGCTTTCACCTGCACACAGCCAACCAATAAGATGAG TTGGTTCTACTGTATCCTGCCGTTTGTCCGTCACAAGCTGTACACCGCAATGCACTGTGGGATCCTAACAGAGAAGTGGGATGAAGTGGAACCTGACCCTAaccag GGTCTGCACACCCTATGTGGAGCAGGAGACACTAAGTCCCACAACAGGATCGGCATCTACATGTTCACCTGCATCACCTCCATggttgacag TTGTTTCAACAACTCAGACGGAGACTTTCTCATTG TGCCCCAGCAGGGGGAGATTGTGATCACTACAGAGTTTGGGAAGATGATGGTGGAACCCAACGAGATCTGCGTCATCCAG AAAGAAATGCATTTCAGTGTGGATGTGTTCGGGGAGACCAGAGGCTACGTGTTGGAGGTGTACTGCAAGGTAGCCACAGGCTACACTGTCATCAACAAGTACCAGGGCAAGCTCTTCTCCAgccaacag GATTTCTCTCCCTTTAATCTGGTGACGTGGCATGGGAACTACACACCGAACAAATACAACCTGGAGAACTTCATGGTAATCAAGTG GGCCTTCGATCATGCA CATCCTTCCATCTTCACGGTGTTGACGGCAAAGTCCACATGTCCAGGAGTCACCATCGCTGACTTTGTCATCTTCCCCCCGCGCTGGGGAGTGGCTGACCACACCTTTAGACCCCCCTACTACCACA GGAACTGTATGAGTGAGTTCATGGGGCTGATTAAGAGCCACTAAGAGGCCAAGGAGGAGGGCTTCCA CATGATGACCCCTCACGGTCCTGACGGAGACTACTTCGAGAAGAACAGCACCACTCCCCTCAAACCAGAGAGGGTGGCCGAGGGGtccatggtaacacacacacgaT TAACATCCCTCTTCATGTTTGAGTAGTCGTTCAGCATGGCGGTAACTAAGTGGGGCCTAGAGACGTGTCAGAGGCTGGACAAGAGCTACTGACAGCCACTCCGCAAACACTTTGACCCCAACTGGAGGCCCAGCAAACAGTAG
- the ndufb4 gene encoding NADH dehydrogenase [ubiquinone] 1 beta subcomplex subunit 4 gives MADYREAPLATRPKTLDPAEYFNLSLDQRRAEEERAGLRAQLKRQYQMQLNNPHRKELIEDPALTRWVFARTNPYNHFRATKKTSLLGGLFGVVPLFVLYYVLKTDRDKKEEQIKAGTYDRKFKLAY, from the exons ATGGCGGACTACCGAGAAGCGCCCTTGGCCACTCGGCCAAAAACGTTGGACCCAGCTGAATATTTCAACCTTTCGCTGGACCAGAGACGTGccgaggaggagagggctggttTAAGGGCTCAGCTGAAGAGACAATATCAGATGCAGCTAAACAACCCCCACAGAAAAGAGCTTATT GAAGACCCTGCCTTGACACGCTGGGTGTTTGCACGCACCAACCCCTACAACCACTTCAGAGCCACCAAGAAGACGTCGCTGCTAGGTGGGCTCTTCGGAGTGGTGCCCCTCTTCGTCCTGTACTACGTATTGAAGACTGACAGG GACAAGAAGGAGGAGCAGATCAAAGCTGGGACCTATGATCGCAAGTTCAAGCTCGCCTACTGA
- the LOC115104582 gene encoding proteasome maturation protein-like, whose product MNTRGLRSQLKDSVPVTGMGPQVGAYGVQDTLRSGFSSVKNELLPSHALELSEKNFQLNQDKMNFSNLRNIQGLHAPLKLQMEYRAARQIQRLPFLQSSHLALDTLKGNDESISFEDILNDPAQSEMMGEPHIMVEYKLGMM is encoded by the exons ATG AATACCCGTGGACTCAGATCACAGCTGAAAGACAGTGTACCGGTGACGGGCATGGGTCCACAGGTTGGGGCTTATGGCGTTCAGGACACACTCAGGAGCGG attTAGCAGTGTGAAAAATGAGCTGCTTCCCAGCCATGCGTTGGAGCTTTCAGAAAAGAAT TTTCAGCTGAACCAGGACAAGATGAACTTCTCTAACCTCAGAAACATCCAGGGCCTCCACGCTCCCCTCAAACTACAGATGGAGTACAGGGCAGCcagacag ATCCAGCGCCTGCCATTCCTGCAGAGCTCACACCTGGCTCTGGACACTCTCAAAGGGAACGATGAGAGCATCAGCTTTGAGGACATCCTCAACG ATCCAGCCCAGAGTGAGATGATGGGTGAGCCCCACATCATGGTGGAGTACAAGCTGGGCATGATGTAA
- the lg22h11orf65 gene encoding LOW QUALITY PROTEIN: protein MFI (The sequence of the model RefSeq protein was modified relative to this genomic sequence to represent the inferred CDS: inserted 3 bases in 2 codons; deleted 1 base in 1 codon; substituted 1 base at 1 genomic stop codon), producing MAHSVHNVDISKPLAPTSSPVEDPXWEDTMELDRWPQRVYHRVARMIQRTWRRHVDTRVFXYFRNLVRFFNQEDPRLLLKKVNPSERDILDAAAGVQIRFRLGGTIFPPSIHYKIYYIDLHPRPILDMCANSPKGYTPPPGRRSVPRQKYNQRPLVQDEQAGWCCRIENNGWRLLSVKVALLGDIITLETNGRKVEFHHSKLQXQQHVKRRREIKWLKQM from the exons atggcgcactctgttcacaacgttgacatcagcaaaccattaGCCCCAACTTCCTCCCCAGTGGAGGACC CCTGGGAAGATACAATGGAGCTGGACCGCTGGCCTCAGAGGGTCTACCACAGGGTTGCCAGGATGATACAGAGGACTTGGAGAAGACACGTG GATACACGCGTTTTCTAGTACTTCAGGAACCTTGTGAGGTTCTTTAACCAGGAAGACCCTCGACTCCTGCTCAAAAAAGTAAATCCCAGTGAG AGAGATATTCTGGATGCTGCGGCAGGGGTCCAAATCAGATTCAGACTGGGAGGG ACCATCTTTCCACCGAGCATCCACTATAAGATCTACTATATAGATCTACACCCACGACCCATCCTGGACATGTGTGCCAATAGCCCCAAAGGATACACA CCTCCCCCAGGCAGGAGGTCCGTCCCCAGGCAAAAATACAACCAGAGGCCCCTGGTGCAAGACGAACAGGCTGGCTGGTGCTGCCGCATAGAGAACAACGGCTGGAGACTGCTCTCTGTGAAG GTTGCTCTGTTAGGCGACATCATCACATTGGAGACCAATGGCAGGAAGGTGGAGTTCCACCATTCCAAACTGCA TCAGCAGCacgtgaagaggaggagggagatcaAGTGGCTGAAGCAGATGTGA